In one window of Desulfonatronospira thiodismutans ASO3-1 DNA:
- a CDS encoding RrF2 family transcriptional regulator, giving the protein MMLTRGGEYAVRCVLYLAACTTPGQVAPKKEVAQAMQIPESFMAKVAQTLSRAGIIQITQGARGGYRLLKDPSRLSLLQVVEAVDGEIFLNQCIMSPESCRRSPSCGVHRVWETARQRLRQTLDETDFATLAREEVCSQQQKE; this is encoded by the coding sequence ATGATGCTTACCAGGGGAGGAGAGTATGCCGTTCGCTGCGTGCTCTACCTCGCGGCCTGCACAACACCCGGCCAGGTGGCCCCTAAAAAGGAGGTGGCCCAGGCCATGCAGATTCCGGAGTCATTCATGGCCAAGGTGGCCCAGACCCTGTCCAGGGCCGGTATTATTCAGATTACCCAGGGAGCCAGAGGAGGCTACAGACTGCTCAAAGACCCTTCCCGGCTTTCCCTTCTGCAGGTCGTGGAGGCCGTGGATGGAGAAATATTTCTCAATCAATGCATAATGAGCCCTGAGTCATGCAGGCGAAGCCCTTCCTGCGGGGTACACAGAGTCTGGGAGACTGCCAGGCAGCGTTTGAGGCAGACCTTAGATGAAACAGATTTTGCCACCCTGGCCCGGGAAGAGGTGTGCAGCCAACAGCAAAAGGAGTAG
- a CDS encoding cytochrome ubiquinol oxidase subunit I, whose translation MDVLLLSRLQFAMTTFVHFIFVPLTLGLSLLVAYMETKFIRTGDETYRRMAKFWGKLFLINFALGAVTGIALEFQFGTNWSRYSAYVGDVFGSLLAIEATMAFFLESTFLGVWIFGWKKLPPKLHNASIWLVALAANLSAFWIIMANGWMQNPVGHLMGDGRAELASFIQLVSNEFAWQQFIHVLSASYVLSGFFVLGISAWHLARGSHVDFFRKSFRIAAPFTLVFALVVVVHGHHHGSTVAKYQPEKLAAMESHWETRTNAPQYLLVIPDPANEGNRLELLPIPGGLSMLAYHSFDAEVTGLKDFPEEDRPPVWATFMSFRTMVALGMLFPVLAAWAWIRRKDPASSPRMLRLLPWIIPLPYVAVQLGWIVAEMGRQPWIVYGMMRTEEAFSPGITTGQVAGSLAGFFAIYGLLVALCIFLLSKYGRKGPAPAESGEETAGSN comes from the coding sequence ATGGATGTTTTGTTACTTTCAAGACTTCAATTCGCCATGACTACCTTCGTCCATTTCATTTTCGTCCCCCTGACTCTTGGCCTGTCTCTGCTGGTGGCCTACATGGAGACCAAGTTCATCCGCACCGGTGACGAAACATACAGGCGCATGGCCAAGTTCTGGGGAAAACTCTTTCTTATCAACTTTGCTCTGGGAGCAGTCACCGGAATTGCCTTAGAGTTCCAGTTCGGAACCAACTGGTCCAGGTATTCAGCCTATGTAGGTGACGTTTTCGGGTCTTTGCTGGCCATAGAGGCCACCATGGCCTTTTTCCTGGAGTCCACCTTCCTGGGCGTCTGGATTTTCGGCTGGAAGAAGCTCCCGCCCAAACTGCACAATGCCAGCATCTGGCTGGTGGCCCTGGCGGCCAATCTTTCCGCATTCTGGATTATTATGGCCAACGGCTGGATGCAGAACCCTGTGGGCCATTTGATGGGAGACGGCCGGGCCGAACTGGCAAGCTTTATCCAGCTGGTAAGCAACGAATTCGCCTGGCAGCAGTTCATCCATGTCCTGAGCGCCTCCTACGTCCTGAGCGGTTTCTTTGTCCTGGGCATTTCCGCCTGGCACCTGGCCAGGGGGTCCCATGTGGACTTCTTCCGGAAATCATTTCGTATCGCCGCTCCGTTCACCCTGGTCTTCGCCCTTGTGGTGGTCGTCCATGGCCATCACCACGGCTCCACGGTGGCCAAGTATCAGCCGGAAAAGCTGGCGGCCATGGAATCCCACTGGGAGACCCGGACCAATGCCCCGCAGTACCTGCTGGTCATCCCTGACCCGGCCAATGAAGGCAACAGGCTGGAACTGCTACCCATCCCAGGAGGGCTTTCCATGCTGGCCTATCATTCCTTTGATGCCGAGGTAACCGGTCTCAAGGACTTTCCGGAAGAGGACCGCCCTCCTGTCTGGGCGACATTTATGTCTTTTAGAACCATGGTGGCCCTGGGCATGCTCTTTCCCGTGCTGGCTGCCTGGGCCTGGATAAGGCGTAAAGACCCGGCCTCTTCCCCCAGGATGCTCAGGCTTCTGCCCTGGATTATTCCGCTGCCCTACGTAGCTGTCCAGCTGGGCTGGATAGTGGCTGAGATGGGTAGACAACCCTGGATTGTTTACGGAATGATGCGCACCGAAGAGGCCTTTTCGCCGGGTATAACCACCGGACAGGTGGCTGGTTCTCTGGCCGGCTTCTTCGCCATCTACGGACTCCTGGTGGCCCTGTGCATATTCCTGTTGTCCAAATACGGGCGTAAAGGCCCGGCCCCGGCCGAGTCCGGGGAAGAAACCGCAGGGAGCAACTAA
- the cydB gene encoding cytochrome d ubiquinol oxidase subunit II, giving the protein MLETTWFLLWGILWAGYFALDGYDFGLGINMPLLAESETDKRVMYNAAGPFWDGNQVWLITAGGVTFAAFPATYAVLFSSLYTPLLLLLFALIFRGVSFEFRRKVDSDSWRRFWDGCNVLGSLIPALLFGVAFANIFMGIPLNAQQINEGNLLTLLNPYGLAGGILFVLLFSMHGSLWLAVKSMGDMERKAVNLANRVWGAVLVMVVAFLALTVMYTNLFDNYAANPLLLIILLIPVAGLVLVKMFLHQRVYWKAWASSAATIIGVTMFGVIGMYPKLLPSSIDPDFSMTIANSASSTLTLQIMLGVALVFCPLVIAYQTWVHLKFSHKITDEDLEYEEAY; this is encoded by the coding sequence ATGCTTGAGACCACCTGGTTTTTGCTCTGGGGAATATTGTGGGCAGGCTATTTCGCCCTGGACGGATACGATTTCGGCCTGGGCATAAACATGCCCCTGCTGGCTGAAAGCGAGACCGACAAACGGGTTATGTACAACGCGGCCGGACCTTTCTGGGACGGCAACCAGGTCTGGCTGATAACCGCAGGCGGAGTGACCTTTGCCGCATTCCCGGCCACTTATGCGGTCCTGTTCAGCAGCCTGTACACCCCTCTTCTTCTGCTTCTCTTCGCACTCATTTTCAGGGGGGTGTCCTTTGAATTCAGGCGCAAGGTGGACAGTGATTCCTGGAGAAGGTTCTGGGACGGATGCAATGTACTGGGCAGCCTCATCCCGGCCCTGCTCTTCGGAGTGGCCTTTGCCAATATCTTTATGGGCATTCCCCTGAATGCTCAGCAGATAAATGAAGGCAACCTTCTGACCCTTCTGAACCCTTACGGCCTGGCCGGAGGAATACTTTTCGTCCTGCTCTTTTCCATGCACGGCAGCCTGTGGCTGGCTGTCAAGTCCATGGGCGACATGGAAAGAAAAGCTGTTAACCTGGCCAACAGGGTCTGGGGTGCGGTGCTGGTCATGGTGGTCGCTTTTCTGGCCCTGACTGTGATGTACACCAATCTGTTCGACAATTATGCCGCCAACCCGCTTTTGCTGATAATACTGCTCATACCCGTGGCCGGGCTGGTGCTGGTAAAGATGTTTCTGCATCAAAGGGTGTACTGGAAGGCCTGGGCCTCTTCCGCCGCCACCATTATCGGGGTGACCATGTTCGGAGTAATAGGCATGTATCCCAAACTGCTGCCTTCAAGCATTGACCCGGACTTCAGCATGACCATCGCCAACTCCGCCTCCAGCACCCTGACCCTGCAGATTATGCTGGGAGTGGCCCTGGTCTTCTGCCCCCTGGTCATTGCCTACCAGACCTGGGTACATCTCAAATTCAGCCACAAGATAACCGACGAGGACCTGGAGTACGAAGAGGCTTATTAA
- a CDS encoding helix-turn-helix domain-containing protein — MQALTKTHPTEAIELRITGPRDKKDEVLREIKKHGYTDSSDSIPWRELFQEFENEPEYSVALRGARNREGLTQTELSRLTGIPQGHISKMENGRMEIGKERARRLAEVLNMDYRVFL; from the coding sequence ATGCAGGCACTCACGAAGACGCACCCTACTGAGGCCATTGAGCTACGCATCACAGGCCCCAGGGATAAAAAGGATGAAGTGCTTCGCGAAATTAAAAAGCATGGCTATACTGACTCAAGCGACTCCATCCCCTGGAGAGAGCTCTTCCAGGAGTTTGAAAATGAACCCGAATACAGCGTGGCCCTGCGTGGAGCGCGTAACAGGGAAGGACTTACTCAGACAGAACTTTCCAGGCTGACTGGGATTCCCCAGGGGCATATCTCCAAGATGGAGAACGGCAGGATGGAGATAGGCAAGGAACGGGCCAGACGTCTGGCTGAAGTTTTGAACATGGATTACCGGGTCTTTCTTTAA
- the cydD gene encoding thiol reductant ABC exporter subunit CydD, producing MSQTQALKWLNSFRKTAGTALALSIGLNLCAGILLIVQAGALAWSVHQVVFEGLGLGRVMPALWLILALVLARAMLVWYGSSLAGQAAARTKEKIRRQLLEHLSRADPSGLTSHSTGQLVHLSTDGVEEVDGYFSGYLPQMALAAMLPPAILVFILPLDWISGLILLFTAPFIPFFMILIGRRAQKLNQQQWQKITRLTHRFLDAIQGLTTLKIFNAGKREARVVDEISKEYGKSTLSVLRVAFLSALILEFMATVSIAVVAVIIGFRLLWGEIDFMAGFFILILAPEFYLPLRNLGSRFHSRVSAIAAAENMMQLMSLPRRRDNTGTTIPSFSRTRIRFENVSFGYAQDQEAVHNLDFITPAPGLTCLTGPSGSGKTTVLRLVLGLVTPRQGQIYVNDANLSHLNNEAWLRHAAYLPQKPHLLGLSVLENIRLGNENASAQEVYLAAQKAGIHQEILALPHGYATVLGEDGQDLSGGQRQRVALARAFVRPCPLVLADEPGAGLDRKNRNIIHAALLEMAEERTVIICTHDQDVLPGADLVVQLKDMPPGQDMVQRP from the coding sequence TTGTCCCAGACCCAGGCACTGAAATGGCTAAACAGCTTCAGGAAAACCGCTGGTACAGCCCTGGCCCTGTCCATAGGCCTGAACCTGTGTGCGGGCATCCTGCTCATTGTCCAGGCCGGAGCTCTGGCCTGGAGCGTACACCAGGTGGTTTTTGAAGGCCTGGGACTTGGCCGGGTCATGCCCGCCCTGTGGCTTATACTGGCCCTGGTGCTGGCCAGGGCCATGCTTGTCTGGTACGGATCAAGCCTGGCCGGACAGGCTGCGGCCCGGACCAAGGAAAAAATCCGCCGGCAACTCCTGGAGCACCTGTCCCGGGCCGACCCCTCGGGGTTGACCAGTCATTCCACGGGACAACTGGTACACTTGAGCACCGACGGGGTGGAAGAAGTGGACGGATACTTTTCCGGATATCTGCCCCAGATGGCCCTGGCAGCCATGCTTCCCCCGGCAATCCTGGTCTTTATCCTGCCCCTGGACTGGATATCCGGCCTTATCCTTCTGTTTACCGCCCCCTTTATTCCCTTTTTCATGATTCTCATCGGCCGCCGGGCCCAAAAGCTGAACCAGCAGCAATGGCAAAAAATCACCCGCCTGACCCACAGATTCTTAGACGCCATTCAGGGCCTGACCACCCTCAAGATATTCAATGCCGGCAAAAGAGAGGCCCGGGTGGTGGATGAAATATCTAAGGAATACGGCAAAAGCACTCTGTCTGTTTTGCGGGTTGCATTTTTAAGTGCCCTGATTCTGGAATTCATGGCTACAGTCAGCATAGCCGTGGTGGCGGTGATTATTGGATTCAGACTTCTCTGGGGTGAGATTGATTTTATGGCCGGTTTTTTCATTCTCATCCTGGCCCCGGAGTTCTACCTGCCTCTGCGCAACCTGGGCAGCAGGTTTCATTCCCGGGTCTCGGCCATTGCAGCTGCGGAAAACATGATGCAACTAATGAGTCTTCCCCGGCGCCGGGATAACACCGGAACAACCATCCCCAGCTTCTCCCGGACCAGAATACGCTTTGAAAATGTAAGCTTTGGTTACGCTCAAGACCAAGAGGCCGTGCACAATCTCGATTTTATAACCCCGGCCCCTGGCCTGACCTGCCTCACCGGACCCAGCGGCAGCGGGAAAACTACGGTCCTGCGCCTTGTCCTGGGTCTTGTAACACCCCGGCAGGGCCAAATATATGTCAATGACGCGAACCTGTCGCATCTAAACAATGAAGCCTGGCTCAGGCATGCGGCCTATCTTCCCCAAAAGCCTCACCTGCTTGGCTTGAGCGTTCTGGAAAACATCAGACTGGGCAATGAAAACGCCTCTGCACAAGAGGTGTACCTGGCCGCCCAGAAGGCCGGCATCCACCAGGAGATTCTGGCCCTGCCCCATGGCTATGCAACCGTTCTGGGAGAAGACGGCCAGGACCTGTCCGGAGGCCAGCGCCAGAGGGTGGCCCTGGCCAGGGCCTTTGTCCGCCCCTGCCCCCTGGTGCTGGCTGATGAGCCTGGAGCCGGTCTGGACCGGAAAAACCGGAATATAATTCACGCCGCCCTGCTGGAAATGGCTGAAGAAAGAACAGTTATAATATGCACCCATGACCAGGATGTACTCCCCGGGGCGGACCTGGTAGTACAGCTGAAGGACATGCCCCCCGGGCAGGATATGGTGCAGCGGCCATGA